The Glycine soja cultivar W05 chromosome 8, ASM419377v2, whole genome shotgun sequence genome has a window encoding:
- the LOC114423844 gene encoding uncharacterized protein LOC114423844 translates to MNYYNLQKNAFPACEEMRGSIPIADQNGGPVFCPKPRRAGVLMNLPIRPVKWHLGQQGEGSDSKAGAELLDIVLKRESYGEEFANQIPSSPPYFCGSPPVRASNPLIQDARFGDEVSTISSPSGLLSPSSASRKAGCARMKFGLKPAAVRVEGFDCLSRDCQNSGIPAVA, encoded by the exons ATGAATTATTATAATCTTCAGAAGAATGCCTTCCCAGCCTGTGAAGAGATGAGAGGCTCTATTCCCATTGCTGATCAGAATGGTGGACCTGTCTTTTGCCCTAAGCCACGCCGAGCTGGGGTTTTAATGAACTTGCCTATTCGGCCAGTAAAATGGCATTTAGG TCAACAAGGTGAGGGGTCTGATTCAAAAGCTGGGGCAGAACTACTTGACATTGTTCTCAAGAGG GAGAGTTATGGGGAAGAATTTGCAAATCAGATACCTTCATCTCCTCCATATTTCTGTGGTTCTCCTCCAGTTCGGGCTTCTAATCCCTTGATCCAAGATGCTCGATTTGGAGATGAAGTATCAACAATTTCATCGCCTTCAGGTTTACTGTCTCCATCTTCAGCATCTCGCAAAGCAGGATGTGCTAGGATGAAGTTTGGACTTAAACCGGCTGCAGTTAGAGTAGAAGGATTTGATTGCCTCAGCAGGGATTGCCAGAATTCCGGCATCCCGGCTGTTGCTTAA